The sequence below is a genomic window from Humulus lupulus chromosome 3, drHumLupu1.1, whole genome shotgun sequence.
atatataacatatatagaccgagaaaaaagagaaagaaaaagtatTACTACCAAAACCTAACTTTTATACTGTATTTTTGTGCTAATTAGTACAAGACAAAAacgtaaaatataaaatatggatTAGGTATAGGAATTAGAGACGTGTGGTGAAATAGTCAGAAAAATACTAGCTAATGGATTATGatgatatatattaatttatatatgttcatacatatatataatatataactaTTATATATGGATGAAAAAATGCCAAAACATAAAGCTTATTAAGTTATCTGTCTTTCATTCTTCTCTCTGTGCTCTCCAATCCCTGAACAATATTACCGACAGCCACTAAATAAAAGttaataataaagaagaaattaattaattaaacatcaGCAGTAGcaaacaacaaaacaaaatcaTCAACTAGCTGGCCATACCTAGCTTTCCCATTCATCACAATCCATAATTGTACCATAAAGCTTTCTTGTCACTATATATACTTTTtacaagaatatatatatatgtatgtatgtatatatttatacatataatgTCTACTTTCTATAAACATCTATTTGACAATGTTCTCTGCATATTGGTACTAGATTCTGTATACAACTTATTCaaaataactttatttattttgcaCCACAATATCCCACTAAATTACACAACTATAGCTACTAGTGTGGGCCTTCCTATATATCCCTACTTATAAAATGAGGGCTTTATAATTAATGACAATACcaaacatttaattaattatttgaagatgatgatgatcCTCATCATATAGCTTATTGCCTTGTTAATTGAAAGTTTATTATTTAAACCCTAGGGTTTTCTTACATGGGGTAAGATCATGTACTAAGGCAGCTTCCATGTATAATTTCCTAAAAGATCACAACCCCATTTTATTATATCTCTGAAAAAAGCCATATTAATGGACCTCAAGGTTTTCATCAAGGAAACAACATGTCTAAAACCATCAAAATTATCTGATGATCAATATTCAGAAAGATCACAAACCATTGAACTCTCTGGATTGGACAGGATATCTCCTGCCATTCTCAACACAGTCTTCTTTTTCAAAAACACAAAAGAAGAAAGTGTTgatgttgatgatgatgatgatggtgatgatgatgatgatgatggtgatgatgtGGTTGAGAGAGTCATAAGAGGTCTTCAAAGGGTTTTGGTTACTTGGTTTCCAGCAGCTGGGAGACTTGGTATTCATGAGAAAACAGGGAAGCTTGAGATCAAATGTAATGATGAAGGTGTTCTTCTGGTAATCGCAGACACTTTTTCAAAGCTTGAAGAGTTTGGTAATAAACTCCATGAATACAAGACTTGTTACGAGAAGCTTGTTCCTCAGCTTCCTCAAAACCCTGCACATATATCAGACAATCCACTCGTTGCTTTGcaggtttaatttttctttttggcAAATTTTGATagataattatataatataaatttctctgttatatatatatatatatgtttatgcgTTTTCATTTTAGTATTCTTTATTTTGCATACGTTTATATAAACATATGTgtgtgtatacatatatatataaaataattaatgttAATTAGCTAGATATGTCTGCTCATTTGTTAATTAAGGAACCCTAACCCTAAcggttttatatatttctttcttttatgtatatATAGTTTTCATTAAAATTTACTAGTGAGTACTCATGGTCCActtgtttttcttctttatatCTCATCAATTGCTTATAAATTAATTAGACCACGCTAATAGTTGCATTGATTAATATTAATAGTACAAATTACACCATCTGGTAGAACACAAGAGGCGAAAATAATTAACTCAGATTAGATTCATATACacttaaaaaatttgttgaagCTATATATTACTTGAAGAAGAGTCTCTCCAAAAAAAGTTCCAGAAAATTTTCAAGCACTTAGTTATACTTCTATATAAccctttttttccaaaaaaaaaaagaaatatatttaCACAACTATGTCTTATAATGTTTTCTTAATTCTTTGTGACTGCAAAAGATCCGTTTTTATAGAGATAATACAATTGAAAAACATGTACATATATGTGTATAAAAGGGGCACTTTGATTCGGTAGACAATTTTGTGCATTTATGAATAATAGACAATTTTGATTAGCTAAAATTAATCATgataaaatcaaataatatacATACAAAAATAAGAGAAATTTGCATTATCTTATCAAAACTAATTAGCTCGATCGAGTGTGGTGATAGCATATACTCTCATATATACTATATATCGTGTACATTATATGGATTCTTaacaaatttatataataaataagagctatatatatatatatctgaagAAGGGCAAGCTTTCATATCCACatttttatttcacttgtctTATTCATTTCTAATTCTAAGAGTTTTCTCTGTTTCGAGATATTTGTCATAGAATTAGCAATATGGTTCTAGATAAGTTGGcttaattaattgtttttttcATTGTGTGTTAACTTTTATAATAAAGGAAGATTGTTGtcctttaatttttttcttttgtaactTTTTTCCACATTTTCGGTTGGTTTATAAAGATGTGCTAATATTGTTTATGATAATTCGTGGTTTAATTCTTTATTTCATCGGTTAGCTCCTCTTACGGGTTTTACTTGGCTTTGCCTCCTTGACTAGCCGCTTTTTGCTGTTCTTTTGATAAAACACATTAAAATTAGTTCAATGATATAGTCATGTGCGAAACAAAAGTACGAAACAAAAGATATATAATGTCAAGAATGTTCAAATTTTGAAGACACGATCATTTTTCCTAGAGAATTCTTCAAAAGCTCTATAAAGTAATGTATTGTTTTTCCAGCTTACCTCCATCAAATTAAGGCATAGTGCCTTAATTTCTGCGCCACCACCACTTCAAAAGGTGCAAAATTAAAAGCATATGAACGCACCTAAggatatacatttatatatatatatatattcatatacaaGTGACCATGATAATATATTAATAAGTACTTCATGATAGTCAATCAATTTATATGTGCATACAAATTAAGATTGTATTATATACCTTACCCTTTATCTTATATTTATGTGTTTCTTGATcctaatatatataattgtgatatgcTTAAATTCCCATATATGCCATATAGAAAGATATaacatacaatatatatatatatatgtaagagAACACTATGATCTCCAAACCCATGCAGACATCtccaactatatatatatatatatatatctttacaCAGCTTTTCATACTTTTGTTTCCTtgaaaccctaattttttttgtttttatatcaTATAGATAACAAAGTTCTCATGTGGGGGAATTTCCATTGGTTTTGGAGGAAGTCATTCCTTGTTCGACGGATTTGGAGCCTTCAATTTCTTAGCCTCCTGGGCTCATTTTTCAAGCGACAAAGATTATGAATCTCAGCTATTCGTTCCCAACCATTCGAGACAAAAGCTTCTCAATGCCATCATGACCACAAGTAGTACTGCTACTTCTTCAAGCTCACTAATTAATAAGGCAGCTGGTTCAACTTCATCAATATATGAACAACAACACATCGCGGCCATTCAAGATCTGTATGGGATCCCCATGCGAGCCATGGCGGCCGATGATAGGTGCTGGGAATCAGAACTCGCCAAGCTCGGCCAATCACCCGAACGCCGAGGCATTCAGCTTCTCACGCTGTGCATGGACAAACAAGCTGTCGAGAATTGGAAAGGTCTGGCTGCTCAAAGTGGCACACTCTCCAAGTGCTCTACCTTTGATGTTCTTTGTGCTCATGTTTGGaaggtatgtatatatatatatgtattcgaAATATATAATTTTGCTTCTTGGTTTTAAGTAAAATACCATGTTTGCTTCtaaaaatatatttgaattatattaAGTTATTATTAAAATTGAGTAAGAGTATAtaacttaatagaaatgaagctAAAAATGCCTATTTTAGCGAGTGTTATTACATTTTGAAAGCTTTGATAAcaaatttgaataataaattatTGTCTAAAACaaatttagataaataatttattttatcttAAACTTTTAAGGTAACATAACTTATACGTTTTTACAATTTTCTTAACATGTaacttaaaaataattataacttattataatacaaaaattatttttatttattactgTAGTTCCAACAATTTTGTAACTATAAAAGAATTATTCCAATATAAATATAAAGTAACACTTTATCAAAATTTTCCGATACCACCTATTAGGTGAGATTCAAAAATTATTTTGGAAAATATGTACCAATAATGTGATGAGCATACTCCTTGAACCCAAAAAATGTCATTGtaatttcaaatataataaacAGTTCTATATAcagataaataatataaaaataaataaattatgagtGTTGCtacaaaacattattttattttggaaAGTATTGCTGTATATAAGACCTTAAAGGTTTCTTTTCTacttattaaataatataataagtaAGATCTGATTTTAAATATTCAACTAGATATATATAAAATGTCATCTTAATAATACGTTGTTAAAACCCTCCTTAAGAATTGTTATTATATTATAGCATTATTACATATGCTATTATTGAAATAAAAAATtgatatatattaaattaaataggTGGTGATTTGATCCGTTCACAATATTTTGCCTTATGATATGCTATTATGTACCTTTAATTTATGTTCAAAATTAATATTAGGTTTAACCTTAGCAAATCTAGCTAGTTGGGATACTTTATTATATAAGTACTTGATGTGTCTTACTTCCCATATATTATACGTatgtattaatttaaaattaatttacgaGCTGCTTATTACTTATTTTCATACGTAATAAATCGAGTTTGTTAGTTTAGTGAATTTCCTATACATGCATGTTGACTATTTATATAGTTGAGATTCGAACGTATATATATTTGAACGAA
It includes:
- the LOC133821673 gene encoding brassinosteroid-related acyltransferase 1-like, with product MDLKVFIKETTCLKPSKLSDDQYSERSQTIELSGLDRISPAILNTVFFFKNTKEESVDVDDDDDGDDDDDDGDDVVERVIRGLQRVLVTWFPAAGRLGIHEKTGKLEIKCNDEGVLLVIADTFSKLEEFGNKLHEYKTCYEKLVPQLPQNPAHISDNPLVALQITKFSCGGISIGFGGSHSLFDGFGAFNFLASWAHFSSDKDYESQLFVPNHSRQKLLNAIMTTSSTATSSSSLINKAAGSTSSIYEQQHIAAIQDLYGIPMRAMAADDRCWESELAKLGQSPERRGIQLLTLCMDKQAVENWKGLAAQSGTLSKCSTFDVLCAHVWKARVKALSLEPNTNICLQFPVNCRNRLRPPLGGDFTGNAFVLGSVSCTAKELLEEPLEGTIGRIQAAKEVVANDYIKLYVKALENSSDKFFPSMRELTIITDWLKFPFEALDFGWRNKMLCGVALLGTPVPEAAFLMPNLDEPGNFLVRIGIGEENMTDFITNFKSFNYP